One Danio rerio strain Tuebingen ecotype United States chromosome 7, GRCz12tu, whole genome shotgun sequence genomic window, caattacactcatgattgtgattttttttttctgatgatttTTAATGCACAGTCATGTTTTACTTAGAAATGAATATCAGAGTTATTTTTCATCTCAATGTGTTTCTTCCTCAGAAATGGCTCAATCTCTATATTTCCCTCTTCTCCTCATTGGTGAGTGTGTTTGTAGTTTTATTGATGGTTTATAGTTTCATTAGGTTTGACTCTGTTCTGAAAAGCATTAAAGCAAAGTGTCTCTTTCACAGCTCTCTGCTCCATATCTGAATGTGTTCAGCGTCAGTATCACTTTATAAATGAGAACAAGACCTGGACTGAAGCTCAGAGATACTGCAGAGAGAAATACACAGATCTGGCCACTGTTGACAACATGAATGATACGATCCAGCTGATGAAGAGTGTGAGTGATGTACATCTCTGGATTGGTCTGCAGAGGAAATGGCAGTGGTCTTCAGGTGGTCCTGCACTCTTTTTGAACTGGGCAAATCAACAACCAGATGGCAAAGATGAGTGTGCTTTTATGAGAAATGGAGAGTGGCATGATTGGAATTGTAGTTACACCTTGTTCTTCGTATGCTACAACAGTGAGTACAAATGcttataaaaaaaactgtcatttaaCAAAGGTTTATTCGGATATAAATATGACTGTAAAACTTGTGTAAATTAAGTGTAAATGTAACTACAAGTCAAATCCACTTTGTATTTTTCATTATATAAACCAGCTACTCCTTTTGAATTATTTGTTATCTTTAATAGCACAATATATTGATTCATATTTATGACAGAtgttctgttgtgtgtgtgtgtgtgtgtgtgtgtaatatatattttagtaacaCAGACATGCATGATGATTTCGTTGCTGTTCCTGTTCACATTTTAACCTAAGCATAGAAGGGCTGAATCAtggtatcattattattttttttattcaagtgaGCAGAGGACTGGTGTTTGTCAATCAGACGATGAACTGGACAGCTGCTCAGAGTTACTGCAGACAGAATCACACTGATCTGGTCAGTGTGAGGAACCAGAATGAGAGTCAACAGCTGGAGAAGTTCATTAATGACAGTCATACATCTGAATCTGAAGTCTGGATCGGTCTGTTCAGAGACTCATGGCAGTGGTCAGATCAGAGCAACTATTCATTCAGTTACTGGAATCCAGGTGAACCaaataattatgcaaataatGAAAACTGTACAGTGCTAATAGAGAACACTCGGGGACACTGGGGAGACCTCTCTTGCGACCGTCAgttttccttttccttttcaGTTTTCCTTTTTCCTCTGGAATTTTTCTGAAAGGAATATACGATCATATATAACAATAAAGCACCAAgagtctgtttaaaaaaaaaaaaaaatgtttccccCAAATGAATGCAGGTAGTTTAATCAAAAATGCAACATTTTCTGACAAAAACTAAGAAAAGGGAGTACATTTTCAAAAAGTATAATACACACGCATAAATGTGTTTTAGtgagcatgtgcatgtgtgtgtgtaaactcttTCACATTTCTAACCTCATGCAAATCAACAGGGTGGATCATTTCACTGTGGTTAGCTCTGATGAAGCTGTAAATAAGCCAAAGGAAGCTTGTATAACTAATTTTTACATGCAACCTGACTTTCACTTTCTCTAATTTATTTTTCACTTCCAAGAGACTCTGAAGTCCTGTAACTGCATTAGGGCGTCCCGTACAATATTGTCAATGGCAGTGAAAGTGTTAAAGTTGACTCTACATGTCTGACATGTCAGATTTCTCCACAGTGTTTGTTCTGCATGTTGTTGTTGATCAGTCTCTCTctagtttctgctttgttttgtgtccAGATAAACTGATTGTGATCCAGCAGAATCTGTCGTGGTCTGAAGCTCTGAAATACTGCAGACAGAATCATGTGGATCTGGTCTCGGTTCAGTCAGTGGAGATGCAGCGTCGTGTGATGAACATGGTTAAATTGGCGTCTACTGAGGCGGTGTGGTTGGGTTTACACAACTACTGCAGCATGAACATGTGGCTCTGGCTGAGTGGAGACATGGTGTGCTATCAGAACTGGGCTCCAGGGAACGGCAGCACACCGGAAAACTGCAAACTGGAGAACAGAAAAGGAGCAGTTCAGTCTGGAGGAGATCAGACCTGGATCAGCCTTCCTGAATCTCACAGACTCAACTTCATCTGCACTAACTACTGAGAGTGAAAgatttttatatgtttgtttaaaataatcaATGCTCTTATGCTGTTTTTATAGTAAATTGTGTttatttcaactgtataattaaAAAGTCTGTAAGTTAACACATTCAAATGTTATTCTCTACTTGAAAgtggtttaaaacatttaacaaagaCAGTTGAGTAAAATTTCAGTCAATTGGAAACTAAAAATAACAGTTCGATATTGTGACGTGTGCATACTGAACACTTAAAAGATTAAAGTAAACAAGTCTTGTGCAGTGATTTCTTGTTTTTCTGGTGGTTTGTGAACTTCTCACTGCTGTGTTTTTGGCATATCTTTACAGTTGATTAGTTTAAAAATTGATTGTGTGCATCAAACATTTAATATATCTCTTGCATGTCTTTAATTAcaatacaatttagtttttagaGTGTACGAgtaaaagttgtttaaaaaatattgcagCATGTATGCAGTGTTCAACCTTCCCACATTGAATGTTCAACCTCAGCTCAAATAAAGATTTGAACAAGTCTAACAATTACTGCATTGGCTCCCtattaaatattgtatacattaaaacattttattgactACCTACCAAGCCGGCTTAGCTCCACAGCACTCTCGCACAAACaactgttaaaactttatttcatgatACAATTTGCACTGGTTCTGTTCAGTACTCGTGTTAGATTGAATCAGATTTTGTCGTTTTTGGATTGAACTGTTTCTTGGGGCATCGGATCACACATGTTCAAAAGCTTATAAGCTTATATTATAATCAACATGCATTTAGTGTACTATATCTAGTACCACAAAATGCGTGTGGCTGAGCAAAATGGAACAATTTTGTAATTATCAGATTTCTTCTTGCATTATTTTCAacattatatataggctaggattattatactgacacagtaaacatttattttcatgcacaacactttgtgttcgctatgaaagaaaaaacatatcaaatgtgatatgatcatttaaatgatgtgcacaggTTTCGCTTTCACTTCtgagtgcggctcatggctgccaTCACtgtgagaaaacacacacatgcaaatcaaacgTCCTGCTCGGCCCTCAAATGATCACTCTGTGCatcaaactgaacgttatttacaacttcattacctgttattcacagcctttgcagcTTCTGTTCACTGAAGTAGGCGTTATGAGTGCACGTGCGCGTTCTTAGAAGTAAACAAACAGCTGGGGGTCAGCTTACATGTGATTTTGCGGCTGAGAATACATCATTACTTGAAGACAGAAATgccatttctgggtgaattataccttatgaatacagtatgtgacacttttaacaccatttgaaggtgtctatgttgctgtgaagacttgtgcgtctGCCTTTACCCTTCTCCCCTGAccttgaaatataattggctgaatcgtagaaaagctgaattaagattgtgtgtatGGTCGAATCGAGATCCTGAtcttttttgattaattgtgcagccctaatctaaATTATCACCTTATATATAAGTATAATGGCTTttaactaggcccacacagaatctgcgtgtgctgatttctgcagatttttagcattTAGATtttcattgattctgtttattcactggtgtgtgtgtgtgtgtgtgtgtgtgtgtgtgtgtgtgtgtgtgtgtgtaaatctatatttattcagttttcaattaatttcagtaatattattaactaacataaatatttatatgatttcttTACAGTGTGTAGAAATATTTTACACCAAATCACCTGTTGATGATgttatttcaaacatttaaattGCCAAATGAGTAGGTTGACTTGTTTATTACTTAAAATAGTTTGGATTTTAAAAGGTTatctaatattataataaaaaaacagacactgGACTTCCTATTTCATTCAAATTAGTATATTTCCAAGGAAATACAGAAACAATATGCAAATGCAGCTGAATGTGGAAAAAACTGAACAAGGCCTTTGTTTGAGTAATAAGCAAATGATGTGACGAGCTGAATAATGGATTATAGCAGATATAGAATAATCACATGGTCTGACGCTGCAGACAGAAACATCAGACTGAGGACAGAAACACACCAGCTCTGAAGTAAGATCAACAGACAATCTTTCTTGAAtcaaaaatattcagaaattttACAATTACACTCatgattgtgatttttttttctgatgatttTTAATGCACAGTCATGTTTTACTTAGAAATGAATATCAGAGTTATTTTTCATCTCAATGTGTTTCTTCCTCAGAAATGGCTCAAACTCTATATTTCCCTCTTCTCCTCATTGGTGAGtgtgtttgtagttttatttatggtttatagTTTCATTAGGTTTGACTCTGTTCTGAATAGCATTAAAGCAAAGTGTCTCTTTCACAGCTCTCTGCTCCATATCTGAATGTGTTCAGCGTCAGTATCACTTTATAAATGAGAAGACCTGGACTGAAGCTCAGAGATACTGCAGAGAGAAATACACAGATCTGGCCACTGTTGACAACATGAATGACACAATTCAGCTGATGAAGAGTGTGAATAATGTACGTCTCTGGATTGGTCTGCAGAGGAAATGGCAGTGGTCTTCAGGTGATCCTGCACTCTTTTTGAACTGGGCAAATCAACAACCAGATGGCAGAGATGAGTGTGCTTTTATGAGAAATGGAGAGTGGTATGATGGAGCATGTAGTGACTCCTGTTTCTTCGTATGCTACAACAGTGAGTACAAACGCTTATAAAAAACTGTCATTTAACACAGATTTCAAAGGAGATGTAAATATGAGCgtataatttttgtaaattaagtgTAAATGCAACTTTTCAAGTCAATTCCACTTTGTATCTTATAGAAATATTGTTGACTATATCAACCCATTGTTTTAGTAACAGACATGATGATTTCATCGTTGTTCCTGTTCACATTTTAACTATAAAGCATAGTAGGGATGAATCATGgtatcattcatttgtttaatttttaatttaagccAGCAGAGGACTGGTGTTTGTCAATCAGAAGATGAACTGGAGAGCTGCTCAGAGTTACTGCAGACAGAATCACATTGATCTGGTCACTGTGAAGAACCAGAATGAGAATCAACAGCTGGAGAAGTTCATTAATGACAGAAACTCATCTGGATCTGCAGTCTGGATCGGTCTGTTCAGAGACTCATGGCAGTGGTCAGATCAGAGCAACTATTCATTCAGTTACTGGAATACTGGAGACCCAAATAATTACGGAGGGAATGAAAACTGTACAGTGCTATTAGAGAACACTCAGGGCCATTGGGCAGACCTCTCTTGTGACCGTCAGTTTTCTTTTGTGTGTCATGAAGGTGAGCAGATCCCCAAACACACTCAATCCATCATCAGCTCCAGATCTCTTGACTCTTTCCATGccagtgtttttaaaaagattGCCAGCATTTatgatgagttttttttctctggaATTTTTCTCATAGGAATATACGATCATATATAACAATAAAGCACCAAgagtctgtttaaaaaaaaaaaaaattcccccaATTGAATGCAGGTAGTTTAATCAAAAATGCAACATTTTCTGACAAAAACTAAGAAAAGGGAGTACATTTTTAAGAAGTATAATACACATGCATAAATGTGTTTTAGtgagcatgtgcatgtgtgtgtgtaaactcttTCACATTTCTAACCTCATGCAAATCAACAGGGTGGATCATTTCACTGTGGTAACTGATGAAGCTGTAAATAAGCCAAAGGAAGCTTGTATAACTAATTTTTACACGCAACCTGACTTTCACTTTCTCTGATTTATTTTTCACTTCCAAGAGACTCTGAAGTCCTGTAACTGCATTAGGGCTTCCCGTACAATATTGTCAATGGCAGTGAAAGTGTTAAAGTTGACTCTACATGTCTGACATGACAAATTCCTCCACAGTGTTTGTTCTGCATGTTGTTGTTGATCAGTCTCTCTctagtttctgctttgttttgtgtccAGATAAACTGATTGTGATCCAGCAGAATCTGTCGTGGTCTGAAGCTCTGAGATACTGCAGACAGAATCATGTGGATCTGGTCTCGGTTCAGTCAGTGGAGATGCAGCGTCGTGTGATGAACGTGGTTAAACTGGCATCTACTGAGGCGGTGTGGTTGGGTTAACACAACTACTGCAGCATGAACATGTGGCTCTGGCTGAGTGGAGACATGGTGTGCTATCAGAACTGGGCTCCAGGGAACGGCAGCACACCGGAAAACTGCAAACTGGAGAACAGAAAAGGAGCAGTTCAGTCTGGAGGAAATCAGACCTGGATCAGCCTTCCTGAATCTCACAGACTCAACTTCATCTGCACTAACTACTGAGAATAAAAGACTTGTAtatgtttgttaaaaaatatatgcatataataaatatatatatatgcatataataaatgctttattggactgtttttttatataatttaatgtgtttatttcaactgtataattaaAAATTCTGTAAGTTAACACATTCAAATGTTATTCTCTACTGGAAAgtggtttaaaacatttaacaaagaCAGTTGAGTGAAATTTCAGTCAACTGGAAACTAAAAATAACAGTTCAATATTGTGACTTGTGCATACTGAACACTTAAAAGATTAAAGTAAACAAGTCTTGTGCAGTGACTTCTTGTTTTTCTGGTGGTTTGTGAACTTCTTACTGCTGTGTTTTTGGGATATCTTTACAGTTGATTAGTTTAAAAAGTGATTGTGTGCATCAAACATTTAATATATCTCTTGCATGTCTTTAATTAcaatacaatttagtttttagaGTGTACGAgtaaaagttgtttaaaaaatattgcagCATGTATGCAGTGTTCAACCTTCCCACATTGAATGTTCAACCTCAGCTCAAATAAAGATTTGAACAAGTCTAACAATTACTGCATTGGCTCCCtattaaatattgtatacattaaaacattttattgactACCTACCAAGCCGGCTTAGCTCCCCAGCACTCTCGCACAAACatctgttaaaactttatttcatgatACAATTTGCACTGGTTCTGCTCAGTACTTGTGTTAGATTGAATCAGATTTTATCGTTTTTGGATTGAACTGTTTGTTGGGGCATCAGATCACACGTGTTTAAAAGCTTATACTTATAAGCTAATATTATAATCAACATGCATTTAGTGCACCACATCTAGTACCTTAAAATGCGTGTGGCTAAGCAAAATGAAATTTAATCAatcatgttgttttattttacattattatacaaAAAAGGCAATCAGTTTCGGATTGAATCTGCCTCTTATAATTCACTGAAGGGAGCTGACTCCTAGAACCGAGCCGACTCGACTCGCAAACAACGCCTGGCTCCCTTCACCAGGCAATGCAGAATGCCCGCGTTGTGAAGTTGTCGTGGTCTCATCCAAACAGATTTATTGGTAAATTAAGTGTTGAAATGCCCAATTCTTtaagtttattgtttttaaacaatattgttttttgtttgatgtCCAGTTGTTTGAAACTATGCTGTTTAAAAAACATCGAAGACATTGTTAAGATTATCTGTGTTTAATTGTACACTTTTTAGTGTGTATTATATGACGTactgtgggcgaggcagtggtgcagtaggtagtgctgtcgcctcacagtaaaaaggtcgctggtatgaacctcggctcagttggcgtttctgtgtggagtttgcatgttctccctgcgttcgcgtgggtttcctcccggtgctccagtTCCcacacagtccatagacatgcggtacaggtgaattgggtaggctaaattgttcttagtgtatgagtgtgtgtgtgattgtgtgtgtagatgtttcccagagatgggttgcggctggaagggcatccgctgcgtaaaaacttactggataagttggcggttcattccgctgtggcgaccctggattaataaagggactaagctgacaagaaaatgaatgaatgaatatatgacgTATTGTCTAATATGAGATTGTTGTTAATCTGTTTTGTGGCTCCACACTAATTTGAgctaaattttataattttttactcAATCCATActtgttgaatttaattaataacattGCTTGTAATCTGTTACCTTAATATTATTGTGTAGATAGCATATTATA contains:
- the zgc:162060 gene encoding uncharacterized protein isoform X1, coding for MAQSLYFPLLLIALCSISECVQRQYHFINENKTWTEAQRYCREKYTDLATVDNMNDTIQLMKSVSDVHLWIGLQRKWQWSSGGPALFLNWANQQPDGKDECAFMRNGEWHDWNCSYTLFFVCYNMSRGLVFVNQTMNWTAAQSYCRQNHTDLVSVRNQNESQQLEKFINDSHTSESEVWIGLFRDSWQWSDQSNYSFSYWNPGEPNNYANNENCTVLIENTRGHWGDLSCDRHFCFVLCPDKLIVIQQNLSWSEALKYCRQNHVDLVSVQSVEMQRRVMNMVKLASTEAVWLGLHNYCSMNMWLWLSGDMVCYQNWAPGNGSTPENCKLENRKGAVQSGGDQTWISLPESHRLNFICTNY
- the zgc:162060 gene encoding uncharacterized protein LOC100001158 precursor, translated to MAQSLYFPLLLIALCSISECVQRQYHFINENKTWTEAQRYCREKYTDLATVDNMNDTIQLMKSVSDVHLWIGLQRKWQWSSGGPALFLNWANQQPDGKDECAFMRNGEWHDWNCSYTLFFVCYNMSRGLVFVNQTMNWTAAQSYCRQNHTDLVSVRNQNESQQLEKFINDSHTSESEVWIGLFRDSWQWSDQSNYSFSYWNPDKLIVIQQNLSWSEALKYCRQNHVDLVSVQSVEMQRRVMNMVKLASTEAVWLGLHNYCSMNMWLWLSGDMVCYQNWAPGNGSTPENCKLENRKGAVQSGGDQTWISLPESHRLNFICTNY